From the genome of Flavobacterium ovatum, one region includes:
- a CDS encoding competence protein, whose product MAFEELKENAEHIKEQVNFLMKNNLAYYKLKFFKLIMKSSISILKFALVLMSFLMVLFFGSLGLAFALSIYLDSYALGFLTVAGGYVVVTFLLFIFKRKLIEGPILRKFSYLFFNN is encoded by the coding sequence ATGGCTTTTGAAGAATTAAAAGAAAATGCAGAACATATTAAGGAACAAGTGAATTTTCTAATGAAAAATAATTTGGCTTATTACAAGCTGAAATTTTTCAAATTAATAATGAAATCAAGTATTTCTATATTGAAATTTGCTTTAGTTTTAATGTCATTTCTAATGGTTTTATTCTTTGGTTCTTTAGGTTTAGCTTTTGCTTTAAGCATTTATTTAGATAGTTATGCACTTGGTTTTCTTACCGTTGCAGGAGGTTATGTAGTAGTAACCTTTTTGTTGTTTATTTTTAAAAGAAAATTAATTGAAGGTCCAATCTTAAGAAAGTTTTCTTATTTGTTTTTTAATAATTAA
- a CDS encoding YtxH domain-containing protein: MANNSGNTILALLTGAAIGAGVGILFAPDKGSKTRVKIKDGYKDVEKDLLKKYDKLSEEVKSKLSHTKVDLEGSYEDLLSNMSYKTEDVISFLEIKLSELKDKNAKFQK, from the coding sequence ATGGCAAATAATTCAGGGAATACAATTTTAGCACTTTTAACTGGTGCTGCGATAGGAGCAGGAGTAGGTATTTTATTTGCTCCAGACAAAGGATCTAAAACAAGAGTAAAAATTAAAGATGGCTACAAGGATGTAGAAAAAGATCTTTTGAAAAAGTATGATAAACTTTCAGAAGAAGTAAAATCAAAATTATCTCATACCAAAGTTGATTTGGAAGGAAGTTATGAAGACTTACTTTCAAACATGAGTTACAAAACCGAAGATGTTATTTCGTTCTTAGAAATTAAATTATCGGAATTGAAAGATAAAAATGCAAAATTTCAAAAATAA
- a CDS encoding LysE family transporter, with the protein MINDILAGIPWGIFLSFMIGPVFFILLETSIIKGFRAAFVFDLGVVFADTIFITIAYLGSYRMIKSLEDKPSLFIFGGIVMVAYGLISFLSLHKEKKVNTKEIDNEIIRKNYLSLFFKGFFLNIINIGVLGFWLAIIISIGPKLEMQPSRMLTFFITVIVTYLVIDALKIVLAKQLKTKMTPRNILKIKQGISVVLMIFGLVLMSQGLFPNEKDMVKKAFQKIENKSKIKRPN; encoded by the coding sequence ATGATAAACGATATTCTAGCTGGTATTCCTTGGGGTATTTTTTTAAGTTTTATGATTGGCCCCGTTTTTTTTATATTGCTAGAAACTAGTATTATAAAAGGCTTTAGAGCTGCTTTTGTTTTTGATTTAGGGGTTGTATTTGCCGATACAATTTTTATCACAATCGCTTATTTAGGTAGTTATAGAATGATTAAAAGTCTAGAGGACAAACCTTCTCTTTTTATCTTTGGAGGAATTGTAATGGTTGCTTATGGTCTTATCTCTTTTCTTAGCCTTCACAAAGAAAAAAAGGTTAATACCAAAGAGATTGACAACGAAATCATTCGTAAAAATTATTTAAGTTTATTTTTTAAGGGTTTTTTTTTAAACATTATAAACATTGGAGTTTTGGGATTTTGGTTAGCAATTATTATTTCAATAGGACCAAAATTAGAGATGCAACCCTCTAGAATGTTAACCTTTTTTATAACAGTAATTGTTACGTATTTAGTGATTGATGCACTTAAAATTGTATTAGCAAAACAATTAAAAACAAAAATGACACCTCGTAATATCCTTAAAATAAAACAAGGAATTAGTGTTGTACTAATGATTTTTGGATTGGTACTCATGTCTCAGGGTCTCTTCCCTAATGAAAAAGATATGGTGAAAAAAGCCTTCCAAAAAATAGAAAATAAAAGTAAAATAAAACGTCCTAATTAG
- the folB gene encoding dihydroneopterin aldolase yields the protein MGIIKLKNIRTFSFHGCLVEESKIGSDYSVDLEIKTDLTTSCLSDDLKDTVDYVLLNKIVVEEMAIRSQLLEHVAQRIIFRTFKELPQVTKVIIGVSKLNPPIGGDVESVTIQLKEYRK from the coding sequence ATGGGTATTATAAAATTAAAAAACATTAGAACATTCTCTTTTCACGGTTGTTTAGTTGAAGAATCAAAAATAGGATCAGATTACAGTGTTGATTTAGAAATAAAAACGGATTTGACTACCTCTTGCCTATCTGACGATCTAAAAGATACTGTAGATTATGTATTATTGAATAAAATTGTGGTGGAAGAAATGGCAATACGTTCCCAATTATTGGAACATGTAGCGCAAAGAATCATTTTTAGAACATTTAAAGAACTTCCACAAGTAACAAAAGTTATCATTGGAGTTTCCAAATTGAATCCTCCTATTGGAGGTGATGTTGAATCAGTTACTATTCAATTAAAGGAATATAGAAAGTGA
- a CDS encoding glutamine--tRNA ligase/YqeY domain fusion protein, translated as MATEEKSLNFIEQIIEENLANGFPQDQLRFRFPPEPNGYLHIGHAKSICLQFGLGLRYNAPVNLRFDDTNPAKEEQEYVDAIKEDLQWLGFQWAEEHYASDYFQQLYDWAVKMIKDGKAYVDSQSSEDMATQKGTPTEPGVDGPYRNRSVEENLSLFEGMKMGDFPEGSHVLRAKIDMSSTNMLMRDPLIYRVLHRHHHRTGNDWKIYPMYDFAHGESDYIEQVSHSICTLEFVMHRELYNWFLDQIYDDTKVRPHQYEFARLNLNYTVMSKRKLLQLVQDKIVVGWDDPRMPTISGLRRRGYTPNSIRRFCENIGVAKRENIIDFSLLEFCLRDDLNKTAPRVMAVLDPVKVVITNYPEGNVELLDAENNQEDETAGFRKVPFSREIYIEREDFLEVAPPKFFRLSLGNEVRLKNSYIIKGESVIKDELGNITEIHVTYDEDSRSGSGSEASQRKVAGTLHWVSIAHAIPAEVRLYDRLFIDEAPDSHKEKNFLDFMNANSLNVTTAYLEPSLATVKIGDQFQFQRLGYFAVDKDSTSSKLVFNKTVGLKDAWEEKGKKEINSINNSLKEINKYFKVATKPERLAIETAIGETLAGISNYSLLQNSFAKNINNNKASLLFSNLILKYANLKPKDIDNEILSKLYLMSLRSESTFVRCKALLNLRDFQDHSEIINLVKDDILKLKSNPLKSSTEREAEILEQVINKF; from the coding sequence ATGGCTACCGAAGAGAAATCCCTTAATTTTATAGAACAAATCATTGAAGAAAATTTAGCAAATGGTTTTCCACAAGACCAATTACGTTTTCGTTTTCCGCCAGAACCAAATGGTTATTTACACATTGGCCATGCAAAATCAATCTGTTTGCAGTTTGGTTTAGGTTTAAGATACAATGCACCCGTAAATTTACGTTTTGATGATACTAATCCTGCTAAAGAAGAGCAAGAATATGTAGATGCAATCAAGGAAGATTTGCAATGGTTAGGTTTCCAATGGGCTGAAGAACATTATGCTTCTGATTACTTTCAACAGTTGTATGATTGGGCTGTAAAAATGATAAAAGATGGGAAAGCATATGTAGATAGTCAATCTTCTGAAGATATGGCTACGCAAAAAGGAACACCCACAGAACCTGGTGTGGATGGTCCATATCGCAACCGTTCGGTAGAAGAAAATTTATCTTTATTTGAAGGAATGAAAATGGGAGATTTCCCAGAAGGAAGTCATGTTTTACGTGCCAAAATTGACATGTCATCAACCAATATGTTGATGCGTGATCCATTAATTTACAGAGTCTTACACCGTCACCATCACCGTACTGGTAATGATTGGAAAATATATCCAATGTATGATTTTGCTCATGGTGAAAGTGATTATATAGAACAAGTTTCGCACTCTATATGTACGCTTGAATTTGTAATGCATAGAGAATTATACAACTGGTTTTTGGACCAAATTTATGATGATACAAAAGTTAGACCACATCAATATGAATTTGCTCGTTTGAACTTGAATTATACAGTAATGAGCAAAAGAAAGCTGCTGCAATTGGTTCAAGACAAAATTGTTGTAGGTTGGGATGATCCTCGTATGCCTACCATTTCTGGTTTAAGAAGAAGGGGATATACACCAAATTCTATTCGTAGATTTTGTGAAAATATAGGAGTTGCCAAGCGTGAAAACATTATTGATTTCTCATTATTAGAATTTTGTTTACGTGATGATTTAAACAAAACAGCACCACGAGTTATGGCTGTTTTAGATCCTGTAAAAGTGGTTATTACAAATTATCCAGAGGGTAATGTAGAACTTTTGGACGCTGAAAATAATCAAGAAGATGAAACAGCAGGTTTTAGAAAAGTTCCGTTTTCAAGAGAAATTTATATAGAAAGAGAAGACTTTTTAGAGGTTGCTCCTCCTAAATTTTTTAGACTAAGTTTAGGTAATGAAGTACGTTTGAAGAATAGTTATATCATTAAAGGAGAATCAGTTATTAAAGATGAATTAGGAAATATTACTGAAATTCATGTGACTTATGATGAAGATAGTCGAAGTGGAAGTGGGAGTGAAGCTTCTCAACGCAAAGTAGCAGGGACATTGCATTGGGTGTCTATTGCACACGCTATTCCTGCCGAAGTTCGCTTGTACGATCGTTTGTTTATTGATGAAGCACCAGACAGTCATAAGGAGAAGAATTTCCTTGATTTTATGAATGCTAATTCCTTAAATGTTACCACTGCTTATTTAGAACCTAGTTTAGCTACTGTTAAAATTGGGGATCAATTTCAGTTCCAACGTTTAGGTTATTTTGCAGTTGATAAAGACTCAACTTCTTCTAAATTAGTATTTAATAAAACTGTTGGATTGAAAGATGCTTGGGAAGAAAAAGGGAAAAAAGAAATTAACAGTATCAATAATTCTTTAAAAGAAATCAATAAATATTTTAAAGTAGCTACTAAACCGGAACGTTTAGCAATCGAAACTGCAATAGGGGAGACCTTAGCAGGAATTTCAAATTATAGTTTGTTACAAAACTCTTTTGCTAAAAATATTAATAACAATAAAGCTTCATTGTTATTTTCTAATTTGATTTTAAAATATGCTAATTTAAAACCTAAGGATATCGACAACGAAATACTTTCTAAATTGTATTTGATGTCTTTACGAAGTGAATCTACTTTTGTAAGATGTAAAGCGCTTTTGAATTTAAGAGATTTTCAAGATCACTCAGAAATAATTAATCTAGTAAAAGATGATATTTTGAAATTAAAATCAAATCCTCTTAAAAGTTCTACCGAAAGGGAAGCAGAAATATTGGAACAAGTCATAAATAAATTTTAA